Proteins co-encoded in one Bemisia tabaci chromosome 9, PGI_BMITA_v3 genomic window:
- the Vmat gene encoding synaptic vesicular amine transporter produces the protein MEGAWFRERLQRCRESRKLVLVIVALALLLDNMLLTTVVPIIPEFLYDIKHPDAPLTVTFAPITETNGTDINNATLKREEALRQERHKDLVEETVAVGVMFASKAFVQLLANPIVGPLTHKVGYSIPMFTGFIIMFLSTLIFAFGRSYSVLFIARALQGVGSSCSSVSGMGMLAEKYPDDKERGNAMGIALGGWALGVLIGPPFGGFMYEFVGKSTPFLILSALALGNGLLQLLLLQPGVVKADHDPPSLKALIMDPYILIAAGAITFANTGIAMLEPSLPIWMMDTMGAGRWKQGVTFLPASFSYLIGTNLFGPLGHKMGRWLAALLGLVIIGACLIMIPFARSINHLIIPNAGLGFAIGMVDSSMMPALGYLVDIRHTAVYGSVYAIGDVAFCLGFCIGPALSGTLVNTIGFEWMLFGIAFLNFAYAPLLYFLKSPPTKEEKKSLIIGEKSSVRYVTYQNEEDDE, from the exons ATGGAGGGGGCCTGGTTCAGAGAGCGGCTGCAAAGATGTCGCGAGTCCCGCAAACTGGTGCTTGTCATCGTCGCACTTGCCCTCCTTCTCGACAACATGCTCCTCACCACCGTAG tTCCAATAATTCCGGAATTCTTGTATGATATCAAACATCCAGACGCCCCCCTCACCGTAACCTTCGCGCCCATCACAGAAACAAATGGAACGGATATCA ACAATGCAACACTTAAACGAGAGGAGGCCTTGCGACAGGAGAGACACAAAGATCTGGTGGAGGAAACGGTGGCTGTTGGCGTTATGTTTGCATCGAAAGCTTTCGTTCAACTCCTGGCTAACCCCATCGTCGGCCCCCTGACACACAA AGTTGGATACAGTATTCCCATGTTTACCGGTTTTATCATCATGTTCCTGTCAACGTTGA TCTTTGCCTTTGGAAGAAGTTACAGTGTTCTATTCATAGCCAGAGCTTTACAAGGTGTCGGATCTTCGTGTTCCAGCGTATCAg GGATGGGGATGCTTGCGGAAAAATACCCGGACGACAAGGAGAGAGGAAACGCCATGGGTATAGCTCTGGGAGGCTGGGCTCTTGGAGTCTTGATCGGGCCCCCTTTTGGTGGATTCATGTACGAGTTCGTCGGCAAATCCACGCCTTTCCTCATTCTCTCCGCTCTAGCACTTGGAAATGGAT TGTTACAGCTCTTACTTCTACAACCGGGTGTGGTAAAAGCGGATCACGACCCCCCGTCTCTGAAAGCGCTCATCATGGACCCGTACATACTTATAGCTGCAG gagctataACTTTTGCGAATACGGGAATAGCAATGCTGGAACCCTCGCTTCCGATTTGGATGATGGACACCATGGGGGCCGGGCGATGGAAGCAAGGGGTCACCTTCCTCCCGGCCAGTTTTTCGTACCTGATCGGAACGAATCTTTTCGGACCTCTCGGACACAAAATGGGCAG ATGGCTTGCTGCTCTTTTGGGTCTTGTCATAATTGGCGCATGTCTGATTATG atCCCGTTCGCGAGGAGTATAAATCACCTGATTATCCCGAACGCGGGCCTCGGTTTTGCCATTGGCATGGTGGATAGCTCGATGATGCCAGCATTGGGCTACCTCGTGGACATTCGGCACACGGCCGTGTACGGGAGCGTCTACGCCATCGGAGACGTCGCCTTTTGTTTGGGATTCTGTATAG GGCCTGCTCTTAGTGGGACTCTCGTAAACACGATTGGATTCGAGTGGATGCTTTTCGGGATAGCGTTCCTGAATTTCGCGTACGCTCCACTGCTGTACTTTTTGAAGAGCCCGCCAACAAAAGAGGAGAAGAAG tCTCTGATCATCGGCGAGAAGTCATCCGTGAGGTATGTGACGTACCAGAACGAGGAGGACGACGAGTAA